One genomic window of Gracilinema caldarium DSM 7334 includes the following:
- a CDS encoding glycoside hydrolase family 30 protein, producing MQIRELIETAKDTDRLLSPLEAAERQVKTPKHLSCIINVDTEKTYQTIMGFGGALTESSGYVLASLSAADREAVLKAYFSASEGLGYTFARTHLNSCDFSLGNWACLESRDESLASFSMAMPERYQIPLLKDAFRAAGGHLSLLLSPWSPPAWMKDNNDMNHGGKLLRQYYPLWASYFVRYIDELAKRDIPVWAVSIQNEPEATQIWDSCIWTAREEAEFAVEHLGPALEKAGYGHIKILVWDHNRDRLWERASESYAYGGAEKYIAGAAYHWYSGDQYDAVRRVAEAYPDKLLVFSEGCVEGGPRPGAWFTGERYAHNIINDLNNGCQAWIDWNIALDFTGGPNHVGNLCDAPILVDTEQGRAYYQSSFYYIGHFSRYIRPGARRLGLRMDSWMVPAAVDGRMGNTMEACAARNTDGTISLVVSNRTEADMVYRLSLSGDQEERTLVCPPRGIQTLVLG from the coding sequence ATGCAGATACGTGAGCTTATAGAAACAGCAAAGGATACGGACCGGCTGCTTTCCCCCCTAGAGGCGGCGGAGCGGCAGGTAAAAACCCCAAAGCACCTTTCATGTATCATCAATGTGGATACAGAAAAGACCTATCAGACGATTATGGGTTTTGGCGGCGCACTGACCGAATCCTCTGGCTATGTGCTTGCAAGCCTTTCAGCGGCAGACCGGGAAGCGGTGCTGAAGGCCTATTTTTCTGCCAGTGAAGGTCTGGGCTATACCTTTGCCCGGACACACCTGAATAGCTGCGATTTTTCCCTGGGCAACTGGGCCTGTTTGGAAAGCAGGGATGAAAGCCTCGCATCCTTCTCTATGGCCATGCCTGAGCGCTACCAAATCCCCCTTTTAAAAGACGCCTTCCGGGCCGCCGGCGGCCACCTGTCCCTTCTTCTTTCGCCCTGGAGTCCCCCCGCCTGGATGAAGGATAACAACGACATGAACCATGGCGGAAAGCTGTTGCGGCAGTACTACCCCCTCTGGGCTTCTTATTTTGTCCGTTATATTGATGAATTGGCAAAGCGGGATATACCGGTCTGGGCAGTTTCGATACAAAATGAGCCTGAGGCAACACAAATATGGGATTCCTGCATTTGGACCGCCCGGGAAGAGGCTGAATTTGCCGTAGAACATCTGGGGCCGGCCCTGGAAAAGGCGGGCTATGGGCACATCAAAATTCTCGTGTGGGACCATAACCGGGACCGGCTCTGGGAACGAGCCAGCGAAAGCTATGCCTACGGCGGTGCAGAAAAGTACATTGCCGGTGCGGCCTACCACTGGTATTCCGGGGATCAGTATGATGCGGTTCGCCGGGTGGCAGAGGCGTACCCCGACAAATTACTTGTCTTTTCCGAAGGCTGTGTAGAAGGGGGCCCCCGGCCTGGGGCCTGGTTCACCGGCGAACGGTATGCCCATAATATCATTAACGATTTGAACAACGGCTGTCAGGCCTGGATCGACTGGAATATTGCCTTGGATTTTACGGGGGGCCCCAACCATGTGGGGAACCTCTGTGATGCACCGATATTGGTGGATACGGAGCAGGGCAGGGCTTACTATCAAAGTTCTTTCTATTATATAGGACACTTCAGCCGCTATATCAGACCCGGTGCCCGTCGGCTTGGCCTTCGCATGGATTCCTGGATGGTCCCCGCTGCGGTCGACGGCCGGATGGGCAATACCATGGAAGCCTGTGCCGCCAGGAACACCGATGGTACCATCAGCCTGGTAGTGAGCAACCGAACCGAAGCTGACATGGTGTACCGGCTCTCCCTTTCAGGAGACCAGGAAGAACGCACCCTGGTGTGTCCGCCCCGGGGTATTCAGACCCTGGTGTTAGGCTAA
- a CDS encoding ATP-binding protein, translating to MDMDALLNELQTGMQRRILALPERIRPFTTSFTSLPRAISLTGPRGVGKTVFLLHHAKGKKILYISADSPLLAGLKLYAVIKQAFLAGYEGVIVDEVHFAKDWSISLKAIYDEYPDRILWISDSSSLILRSGTADLSRRFLQISMPLLSFREFLFLEYGTLYNPISPFSYTSTHISSLEIQPEPKLLEAWQKYKQQGTRPFYSEGNFSERLIAIMEKSLYYDIPFLVPSITDNNLRLMSSVISTLAQSVIPRLHVSSLCTDWGIGSDKLYQLIGAMEAVGLLRVIRYEQDKKAKTAGAKLFLADPALYMALGSNRAY from the coding sequence ATGGACATGGATGCTCTTCTTAATGAATTACAGACAGGTATGCAAAGGCGGATTTTAGCCTTACCAGAACGGATTAGACCGTTTACAACGAGTTTTACAAGTCTTCCGCGAGCTATTAGTCTCACCGGTCCGCGGGGTGTGGGAAAAACAGTTTTTTTATTACACCATGCAAAGGGTAAAAAAATCTTATATATATCCGCGGATTCACCATTGCTTGCGGGGCTAAAGCTTTATGCGGTCATAAAACAAGCCTTTTTAGCAGGATATGAAGGAGTCATTGTTGATGAAGTTCATTTTGCAAAGGATTGGAGTATCAGCCTTAAAGCCATTTATGACGAGTATCCGGATCGTATACTTTGGATAAGTGATTCCTCTTCTCTGATACTACGCAGTGGAACCGCAGACCTTTCCCGAAGATTTTTACAAATTAGTATGCCCCTCCTGTCATTCCGTGAATTTCTTTTTTTGGAATATGGCACCCTATATAACCCAATTTCCCCTTTTTCATATACATCTACTCATATAAGCTCTCTTGAAATCCAGCCTGAACCCAAATTACTGGAAGCATGGCAAAAATATAAACAGCAGGGAACTCGCCCTTTCTATTCAGAGGGTAATTTTTCTGAAAGATTAATCGCTATAATGGAAAAATCCTTATACTATGATATACCCTTCCTGGTACCGAGTATCACAGACAATAACCTACGTCTTATGAGTTCGGTTATTTCCACGTTAGCCCAATCGGTTATTCCAAGATTGCATGTTTCTTCCCTCTGTACGGATTGGGGTATTGGATCTGACAAACTCTATCAGCTTATTGGTGCGATGGAAGCAGTAGGACTGCTCAGAGTAATTCGATATGAACAGGATAAAAAGGCTAAAACTGCAGGAGCCAAACTGTTCCTTGCAGACCCAGCACTTTATATGGCATTAGGTTCAAATAGGGCCTACTGA
- the surE gene encoding 5'/3'-nucleotidase SurE, with translation MKILLTNDDGIACDGIWALKKELETLGAHEVYMVVPEENRSGISHGITMQGPIRLRQKEKHVWACSGTPADCIIVSLLGDLAIRPDVIISGINEGPNLGTDIIYSGTASAARQGALHGIPSIAVSMGSHTKPFYYDTAARYIINHIDELLDLWQPETFLNINVPNTKDEMIEYRISHPSRRRYNDQVVRFNAPDGHHYCFLEGGAIETKEDEGSDWHVVESGLVSISKIYIHPVVVQDLRFTIPSPEAKGVMP, from the coding sequence ATGAAAATTCTCTTAACCAACGATGACGGTATCGCCTGTGATGGTATCTGGGCTTTAAAGAAAGAACTGGAAACCCTTGGGGCCCATGAGGTGTATATGGTAGTTCCTGAAGAAAACCGATCGGGCATTTCTCACGGTATTACCATGCAAGGCCCGATCCGGCTCAGACAAAAGGAAAAGCATGTCTGGGCCTGTTCGGGAACCCCCGCAGACTGTATTATTGTAAGCCTCCTGGGTGACCTGGCGATTCGGCCCGATGTGATCATCTCTGGAATTAACGAGGGCCCCAATCTGGGGACCGATATCATCTACTCGGGAACCGCCAGTGCCGCCCGGCAGGGAGCCCTTCATGGGATCCCCTCTATCGCGGTCAGCATGGGTTCCCATACAAAACCCTTTTATTATGACACCGCCGCTCGTTATATCATCAATCATATTGATGAACTCCTCGACCTCTGGCAACCGGAAACCTTTTTAAATATCAACGTGCCTAACACGAAAGATGAAATGATCGAATACCGCATCTCCCATCCATCCCGGCGCCGCTATAATGACCAGGTGGTCCGTTTTAACGCCCCCGATGGCCACCACTACTGCTTTTTAGAAGGCGGCGCAATCGAGACCAAAGAAGATGAAGGCTCGGACTGGCATGTGGTCGAATCAGGTCTGGTATCCATCAGTAAAATCTATATCCATCCCGTCGTTGTTCAGGACCTGCGTTTTACCATCCCATCCCCAGAAGCCAAAGGGGTAATGCCGTAA
- a CDS encoding transposase codes for MRKRYDKAFKAKVALEALRGDKTVQELAALYEVHPNMVTLWKKQLLEGAEVLFEKPGKDTERHELEQKQDELYKQIGKLQIENEFLKKKYKQLYGTEPPL; via the coding sequence ATGAGGAAACGATACGATAAGGCATTTAAAGCGAAGGTGGCTCTCGAAGCCCTTCGCGGTGATAAAACGGTCCAGGAACTAGCAGCTCTTTATGAGGTTCATCCAAACATGGTGACCCTCTGGAAGAAACAGCTTCTTGAAGGAGCTGAAGTGCTCTTTGAAAAGCCAGGGAAGGATACGGAACGGCACGAGCTGGAGCAGAAACAGGATGAACTGTATAAACAAATCGGTAAGCTCCAGATAGAGAACGAATTCTTAAAAAAAAAGTACAAACAATTATACGGGACCGAACCGCCGCTATAG
- a CDS encoding IS3 family transposase — MEPDYPDLSIREQCRILGITRASYYYKAVEKDEDRDLAILNAILEELKVHPFYGYRKIARALADMGVTRKQVRRIMHKAGLRAIYPKKRTSIRSKGHKKYPYLLKNMVLWIPNQVWATDITYIKLGKGFVYLVVILDLYSRKILSWKVSNTMDTDFCVASLEESIKQWGIPAIFNTDQGSQFTSEAFISVLESYGIRISMDSKNRALDNIYMERVWRTIKYEDIYIKDYQTMTELKEGLKTYVTFYNSKRYHQSLDYATPDEIYAQAFRSTLPLEEALTA, encoded by the coding sequence ATAGAACCGGACTATCCAGACTTATCGATACGAGAGCAATGCCGAATACTGGGAATAACTCGAGCAAGTTATTACTACAAGGCCGTAGAAAAGGACGAAGATAGAGACCTTGCCATTTTGAATGCCATCCTGGAAGAGCTCAAAGTTCACCCGTTTTATGGGTATCGCAAAATAGCTCGTGCCTTAGCAGATATGGGGGTAACACGGAAACAGGTGCGTCGTATCATGCATAAAGCTGGTTTACGGGCCATATATCCCAAAAAACGGACCAGTATTCGCTCTAAAGGGCATAAAAAGTACCCCTATCTGCTTAAAAACATGGTGCTTTGGATTCCTAACCAGGTCTGGGCGACGGATATCACCTACATTAAGCTCGGTAAAGGCTTTGTGTACCTGGTGGTCATACTCGACCTGTATTCTCGTAAGATATTGTCCTGGAAGGTCTCAAATACCATGGATACGGACTTTTGTGTAGCTTCCCTTGAAGAATCAATCAAACAGTGGGGAATCCCGGCTATCTTCAATACGGATCAGGGGAGTCAGTTTACTAGCGAAGCGTTTATTTCAGTCCTTGAATCGTATGGCATTCGTATCAGTATGGATAGCAAAAATCGAGCTCTTGATAATATTTACATGGAACGGGTCTGGCGTACCATCAAGTATGAAGATATTTATATCAAAGACTATCAAACCATGACTGAACTCAAGGAGGGACTAAAAACCTATGTAACTTTTTACAACAGTAAACGGTACCATCAATCGTTGGACTATGCTACACCAGATGAAATCTATGCTCAGGCATTTAGATCTACCCTACCATTAGAGGAGGCTCTCACTGCTTGA
- a CDS encoding HlyD family secretion protein → MNKVQFLPIEMLGTTKEYLSYRIPAIARYFIWLCFLLVLCIIGFIFLGKYETTVKASGIIRPEMDVSIIKNVFAGKIVLLNYKRSQKVKKGDILLKIDTENLEAQKESLVSQLKDIKLRIEGLNAISNALYLNKKSISTGSPVFQARYDAFITEENRLASKMNSDKRLWEEELELPPSATTNDKIKNLKDNYIYSMFTLESFRSQFKSTILDELERALLESNNVQSQLKNVLLNIEYSTLIAPIDGTIQEASLFNIGDFLASGQEVMKIVPDNNELPHVELMVPARDIGKLSNGLTCKLQFPAFPYNEYKGATGKIIIIYPDVVSDSKGNLVFKVITDMDKSCITDTKGREYPLRVGLEVSAKIILEAKPIYITILNNIGLYL, encoded by the coding sequence ATGAATAAAGTACAATTTTTGCCTATAGAAATGTTAGGAACAACGAAAGAATATCTTTCATATCGTATTCCAGCTATAGCTCGTTATTTTATTTGGTTATGTTTTTTATTGGTGCTCTGCATTATTGGTTTTATCTTTTTAGGAAAGTATGAAACTACTGTAAAAGCAAGCGGCATTATACGACCCGAAATGGATGTATCTATAATTAAAAATGTGTTTGCAGGAAAAATTGTATTATTGAATTATAAAAGAAGTCAAAAAGTAAAGAAAGGTGATATTTTGCTAAAAATAGATACAGAAAACCTGGAAGCTCAAAAAGAATCCTTAGTTTCTCAGTTAAAGGATATAAAACTTCGGATAGAAGGATTAAATGCAATATCTAATGCCTTATATCTTAATAAAAAAAGTATATCAACAGGTTCGCCAGTATTCCAGGCACGATATGATGCTTTTATAACGGAGGAAAATCGTCTTGCATCGAAAATGAATTCAGATAAACGTTTATGGGAAGAAGAATTAGAATTACCTCCTTCTGCAACAACTAATGATAAAATAAAAAATCTTAAAGATAATTATATTTATTCTATGTTTACTCTCGAATCTTTTAGAAGTCAGTTTAAAAGCACCATACTCGATGAATTGGAAAGGGCTTTATTAGAAAGCAATAATGTCCAGAGCCAATTAAAGAATGTTTTATTAAATATTGAATATTCTACTTTAATTGCACCCATTGATGGAACAATTCAAGAAGCATCCTTATTTAATATCGGAGATTTTCTTGCATCAGGTCAGGAAGTAATGAAAATTGTCCCAGATAATAATGAACTTCCCCATGTGGAATTAATGGTTCCTGCTCGAGATATAGGTAAATTAAGTAATGGTTTAACTTGTAAACTCCAGTTTCCTGCTTTCCCATATAATGAATATAAAGGGGCTACTGGTAAAATAATAATAATTTACCCAGATGTCGTTAGTGATTCAAAAGGAAATCTTGTTTTTAAGGTTATTACCGATATGGATAAGTCCTGTATTACCGATACAAAAGGCAGGGAGTATCCATTGCGTGTAGGACTTGAGGTATCAGCAAAAATAATTTTGGAGGCGAAGCCTATATATATTACTATTTTGAATAATATAGGGTTGTACTTATAA